A genomic window from Enoplosus armatus isolate fEnoArm2 chromosome 18, fEnoArm2.hap1, whole genome shotgun sequence includes:
- the cimip2b gene encoding ciliary microtubule inner protein 2B, translated as MEKYAPKFSKVLVTADPHYIPGYSGYCPQLKYTVGKSYGQLTAELLISPEVRHSNSLVLHSGHVPSTESDSGLTLGGIPDSNLKRMIPGYTGFIPKSQNYFACSYSETCRKALSEFYQEGRSKIQRKSTDLPAVNTNQQFERAKPPLTAISSKVISYKPLKSITPAGKPYFMDDDNPHKYFISGFTGHVPKSRFLIGKGYPITTNHALIQFGKQQQSESMSQDIPRERDSTLTPLPSIYPSNRGVVPSFTGHIPGYQFMYGHTFGQLSQNALEKSGIKRILQAKS; from the exons ATGGAGAAATACGCCCCTAAATTTAGCAAAGTGCTGGTGACAGCTGATCCACATTATATACCGGG ttattcagGGTATTGTCCACAGCTGAAGTACACCGTGGGGAAGTCTTATGGGCAGCTCACAGCCGAGCTGCTAATCAGTCCTGAGGTGAGACACTCCAACAGTCTGGTCCTCCACTCGGGTCACGTCCCCTCCACAGAGTCTGACTCTGGTCTGACATTAGGAGGCATCCCTGACAGTAACTTGAAGAGGATGATACCAGGATACACAG GCTTTATTCCAAAAAGTCAGAACTACTTTGCCTGCAGCTACTCTGAAACATGTCGTAAAGCGCTGTCTGAGTTTTACCAGGAAGGGCGTTCGAAGATCCAACGGAAATCAACAGACCTGCCAGCTGTCAACACCAACCAACAGTTTGAA AGAGCGAAACCCCCTTTGACAGCAATCTCCAGTAAAGTGATCTCCTACAAGCCCTTGAAGTCCATTACCCCTGCTGGAAAACCATATTTCATGGATGATGATAACCCACACAAGTACTTTATCTCAG GTTTTACAGGACATGTGCCAAAATCTCGCTTCCTAATTGGCAAAGGTTACCCCATCACTACCAACCACGCCCTGATCCAGTttggaaagcagcagcagagtgagtcAATGTCTCAAGACATCCCAAGGGAGAGGGACAGTACTTTAACTCCCCTGCCCAGTATCTATCCGTCAAACAGAGGTGTGGTGCCATCATTCACAGGACACATCCcag GATACCAGTTCATGTATGGACATACCTTTGGTCAactttcccagaatgcactggaAAAAAGTGGCATCAAGAGGATCCTTCAGGCAAAGTCATGA